Genomic DNA from Flavobacteriales bacterium:
GGAATCTCTAAATATTCAAATTAAAGGCCAAGGTATACCTTTGGTACTTATTCATACTATGATAAAAATCTTAACATCTTTCAAGCTTTAGGCTATGCAGGTGATTTAACTATCGACGGTAAAAGAAAAGACATTAGATTAGTTAGAGAAGAAAACGGAAATAGAGAAATATATAAAATTGAATTAACTGAGGTTGAACTCTTGAATAGACCTATTTTTTATATAAAAAATAACGATGTTCTGATAGTTAATCCGTCATTTAGCAAGGTTAAAAGTGCTGGATTTATAGGAAGTCCTACTTCAGTTGCATCCATAGCATCTCTATTACTAAGCATAACTTTATTATTAACAAATAATTAAAATGAATCAATCACCAAATTTCGATTTTAATCAATTTGACTCAGAAGATAACTTTGATTTCAAGAAAGAGTTTTTCAAATATCTTTATTTCTGGAAATATTTTGTTGGAGCCACATTTCTTTTTTTAGTTGTAGCTTTCTTGTATTTGAGGTACACCTCTAAAGTATATAGCTCAGCTGCTAAAATTAAAATCATTGATAAAAAAGAGTCTTCATTAGAAATGCCTACAGCTTCTGAACTATTTTCTAATTCAAAAATCAATTTAGAAAATGAAATTGAGGTAATTAAATCCTACCCTATTCTTAGTCGTGTTGCTGAAAATTTAAGTCTTTACATTTCAGTAATATCAATTGGTGATATTATGGAGTCTCTCACGGTTGAATATCCGTTTGAAATTAATCTTAGAATACCAATTGACAGTATATCAAATTCAAATTTTAGATTAAACACCACCAAGGAAGGCTTTGAAATATTAGACTTTCAAAACGATGAAACTAAATATGTTTTTAATGGCACTTCAACCTATAATCTGAATCATGATTTGCCATTTGAAATTTTTAATTTTGATAGTAAGCAGTTCATTGATGAAGATAATGAAGGTTATTACATACAATTTAATACTATTGATGATGTAGTCACGTCACTTAAGAAGTCTATTGATATTTCTCAAATAGGAAAAGAAAGTGATATAGTAAAGTTAGGTTTTAAATCTACAAGTTCTGACTATGCGGAAAATATTCTCAATGAACTCATTAATGTTTTTAATAATGACGGTGTTGAAGACCGTCAGCTTATTCATAAAAGAACCATTGATTTTGTGAATGACAGGTATGCATACCTTTCCTTGGAATTAGACTCCATAGAGATTGCAAAGCAATTATATAAAGCAGATAACAATTTAGTGGACTTCTCTGCCAATTCTGCAATTTCCCTTGAACAAAGTTTTAAGTCTGAAGAAGGTATTTTTTCTATAGAAAACCAGATGTCAGTTACGAAGTTATTAATTAATACACTTGGTAATGCTGAATTAGAATTACTTCCAGCTAATATGGGTATTGAAAATGTAGAGATCAATTCCTTAATATCCGAATATAATCAAACTATTCTTGAGCGTAAAAAATTAGTTTTAAGTGCTGGTTCTAATAACCCATCCATAAAACAGATGGATAACCTCATTAGTGATACACGGTCTAATATCATTTTCTCTTTACAAAATCATTTATTCCAGTTAAAGAATTTAAAAGGCAAACTATCTAATCAATTCAATAAGTACGATAGTCAGGTATCTAATTTACCTGAAAAAGAAAAGATACTTAGAGCCATTGAGCGTAATCAAGAAATTAAAGAGGCATTATATCTATTTTTGTTGCAAAAGAGAGAAGAAGCAGAGGTTAGTTATGCCGTTACTGAACCCAGTATTAAAGTGGTTGAATATGCTATTTCAGACCAAATTCCTATCTCACCAAAAACTAATACTACTTATCTAGGCGCACTCTTGTTAGGGATATTATTGCCATTTGGTGTTCTGTATCTAATGTTTTTATTTAACACAAAACTATATTCAAAAGATGATTTAATCGAGTTAAATATTAATGCTCCGGTAATTGCTGAAATTCCAGAGATTGATGATGCGTATAAGCTCTTGCAATCATCTAATGAAAGAAGTACACTGGCAGAATCATTCAGGATTTTAACTTCTAACTTAAACTTCATAATTCCAAAAAACATTGAAGGTGGTAAAGTGATTTTATCTACCTCTACTGTAAAGGGTGAAGGCAAGACCTTCTCTGCTTTAAATTTAGCTTTAACATACTCTTCATTAAATAAAAAAGTACTATTGATAGGTGCAGATTTACACAATCCTCAGATTCATAAATATCTTAATTTTGATAAGTCTATTTCGGGTTTAACGAATTATTTAATTGATAGTAGCTTCAATTGGAAAAATGCATTGATAAAAGCTAATTCAGATTTGAATTGCGATATTCTATTAGGTGGAGCAATTCCTCCGAACCCAGCACAACTTTTGAGTAACGGAAATATAGATAAGTTGCTCAATGAAGCAAGAGCTATTTATGACTATATCATAATTGACACTCCTCCATCCTTGTTAGTGTCTGATACCTTGAGTATAGCTCATCTTTCAGATGTAGTTTTATTTGTGACAAGGTGTAATCATACTGATAAAGAAGTGCTTAATTTTGTGAAAGACACTATCGATTCTGGAAAAGTTAAGAATATAGGACTCATTCTAAATGGTCTCGGAGCTACAAATAGCTACGGTTACGGTTATGCTTACAACTACAGCTATAAATATGGTTATAGCTACAAATATTCCTATAACTACGGGTATGGCTACGGCTATGGATCTGACGATGACGATAACCCATCTTCTTAGAAATAATAAATTACCGAAACGACCTGTTAGATTTCTAACAGGTCGTTTTTTATATATTTATGAAATGAATAAAATTCTTTATTTAAGTTTAATAATTTCATTTTTTTCATGTGCTCCTTCTCGATTTGTGAGTCCATTAAATAAGACCGAAAGTGCTGTTTCGTTTAATTTTGGGGGTGCATTAATAGATTATAATGGAGCAACTATTCCAGTCCCCTTAACCTCCTTTACATATGGCTATGGACTGAACGATAAGCTAACGGTATTTACTGGCCTTCATACTACTTCTTTATTATTTAATAATTTTCAAATGGAAGTAGGGGCTTTGAAGCAGGTTAAAGTGCAAAATGCTTGGGTACCAGCTATTTCTTCAGCTTTAGTGTTTAACTATGTGACAGAATTACAAGAAGGCAACCCAAAGTTATGGCCACAGTTAGATGCTAATGCCTTTTGGAATGTTATAAATAAAAAACATCAAATCCATTTAGGTTATTCTTTATGGGTTGATTTCAAAATGATAGAAGATAACCGATTTGCAATAATCAATCCTCACATAGGATACACATACAAAATGAAAAGTTGGGATATTGGAACAGAAATAAAGCTTTTAGCGCCGGGATCTGATAATTCTAAATTATTTGTTCCTTATCAAAGCCTTTTGGGAGATAGAGGAGCAACAGGTATATATGTAAATTTATCTAAACGATTTTAATATGAAACAAATTCTATTATTTTCGATTATTACTGTCTTATTTTCTTGTATGAAACTAGATGATATTGCTTTTTACAATGAGCCTTTGCCAGAATATCAGCTTGATGGTTATGATGTGGAATTAGACTTTCGCTTAGATAGCTCTTACGATGTAGATAATGTTCATCAGTTTAGTGTACAATCTGATGAATTCAATATTGCGGCTCTGTATATTGGAGATTTAGGTCAAATTGATGAGGATACAATTATAGTGTATTGTCATGGACAATCATTACATATGGATCATTATTGGCAACGTGCTAAATTATTAGCTAATTGTGGTTCAAACCAACGATTTGGAGTCTTAATGTTTGATTATCGAGGTTATGGTATGTCCGAAGGAAATCCAACGGAAGAGGGTATGTATAAAGACGTTAGAGCGGTTTATCAATGGCTGCTAGACAATGGCTCTAATTCTAACCAAATTATTGTATATGGCTTTAGTTTAGGTTCTGCTCCTGCTACTGACTTGGCGGCCTTTGGACACAATGGAGATTACCCTTCGAAATTAATTTTAGAATCCCCTTTTGCTTCGGCAGATTTTATAGCTCAAGAGTCTACACTTATTGAGGTTTCTGCTTCTTATATTACATCTTTAGAGTTTGATAATGCCAATAAAATTAAGCTAGTCTATAGTCCATTCATGTGGTTACATGGAACAGATGATGATTATGTTGCTATCACTAATGGTGAAGCAATAATTGTTAATTATCCAGGAAATGATTCAACCTATATTCGTGTTGAAGGAGCATTACATGGAATCAATGGCGTACCTCAAACAATGGGTTATGATAACTATCTTAATTCTATTGAAAAATTTATAACTCAATAAAATTATATCTTAAGAAAAATTACTTTCTGTTTATAAGAAAGTAACCAAGACATATAGATAAAATAGAAAGGCTAAAAACTAGTATGTCATTTGGACTTGTGAAATTTGGAGTCAATTTTAGTATTTTCTCAAAAAACTTAACAATCAAGACAATAATAATAACTTTAATTATTTTGTTTTTTAATTGATCTAGACTTTTTATTTTCAGAGTAGAGTCAGCAAACTTGCCCTTAGCAAAGTCAATTTCACTTATAAATAATTCATAAACCCCAAAGCCAAAGATGAGTAGTACAATACCTATTAAAAATAGGTCAATAGATGAAATGATTTTAAATAATAAATCATTGTTGTTACTGATGTCTGAATTAAAAAGTGGATTTTGGAAAAAAATAGAATGTATGATATCCCAACTGCCAATAATAAATAATGTGATTGAGGCTAAAATAGATAATATTACCGATAAAATAACAATGTATCTTAGGCTCCATAGCGTTTTTTCAAAATGATGTTCAAAGTTTGGCATAATGTTATCCCTTGCTAATTTTATTAAAAACCAAATATAAAAAAAACCGATTGACTATCGTTCGATGTGTATTCAAAAG
This window encodes:
- a CDS encoding polysaccharide biosynthesis tyrosine autokinase gives rise to the protein MNQSPNFDFNQFDSEDNFDFKKEFFKYLYFWKYFVGATFLFLVVAFLYLRYTSKVYSSAAKIKIIDKKESSLEMPTASELFSNSKINLENEIEVIKSYPILSRVAENLSLYISVISIGDIMESLTVEYPFEINLRIPIDSISNSNFRLNTTKEGFEILDFQNDETKYVFNGTSTYNLNHDLPFEIFNFDSKQFIDEDNEGYYIQFNTIDDVVTSLKKSIDISQIGKESDIVKLGFKSTSSDYAENILNELINVFNNDGVEDRQLIHKRTIDFVNDRYAYLSLELDSIEIAKQLYKADNNLVDFSANSAISLEQSFKSEEGIFSIENQMSVTKLLINTLGNAELELLPANMGIENVEINSLISEYNQTILERKKLVLSAGSNNPSIKQMDNLISDTRSNIIFSLQNHLFQLKNLKGKLSNQFNKYDSQVSNLPEKEKILRAIERNQEIKEALYLFLLQKREEAEVSYAVTEPSIKVVEYAISDQIPISPKTNTTYLGALLLGILLPFGVLYLMFLFNTKLYSKDDLIELNINAPVIAEIPEIDDAYKLLQSSNERSTLAESFRILTSNLNFIIPKNIEGGKVILSTSTVKGEGKTFSALNLALTYSSLNKKVLLIGADLHNPQIHKYLNFDKSISGLTNYLIDSSFNWKNALIKANSDLNCDILLGGAIPPNPAQLLSNGNIDKLLNEARAIYDYIIIDTPPSLLVSDTLSIAHLSDVVLFVTRCNHTDKEVLNFVKDTIDSGKVKNIGLILNGLGATNSYGYGYAYNYSYKYGYSYKYSYNYGYGYGYGSDDDDNPSS
- a CDS encoding alpha/beta fold hydrolase produces the protein MKQILLFSIITVLFSCMKLDDIAFYNEPLPEYQLDGYDVELDFRLDSSYDVDNVHQFSVQSDEFNIAALYIGDLGQIDEDTIIVYCHGQSLHMDHYWQRAKLLANCGSNQRFGVLMFDYRGYGMSEGNPTEEGMYKDVRAVYQWLLDNGSNSNQIIVYGFSLGSAPATDLAAFGHNGDYPSKLILESPFASADFIAQESTLIEVSASYITSLEFDNANKIKLVYSPFMWLHGTDDDYVAITNGEAIIVNYPGNDSTYIRVEGALHGINGVPQTMGYDNYLNSIEKFITQ
- a CDS encoding YqhA family protein — protein: MPNFEHHFEKTLWSLRYIVILSVILSILASITLFIIGSWDIIHSIFFQNPLFNSDISNNNDLLFKIISSIDLFLIGIVLLIFGFGVYELFISEIDFAKGKFADSTLKIKSLDQLKNKIIKVIIIVLIVKFFEKILKLTPNFTSPNDILVFSLSILSICLGYFLINRK